The following are from one region of the Escherichia sp. E4742 genome:
- a CDS encoding PspA/IM30 family protein: MGILKSLFTLGKSFISQAEESIEETQGVRMLEQHIRDAKAELDKAGKSRVDLLARVKLSHDKLKDLRERITSLEARALEALSKNVNPSLINEVAEEIARLENLITAEEQVLSNLEVSRDGVEKAVAATAQRIAQFEQQMEVVKATEAMQRAQQAVTTSTVGASSSVSTAAESLKRLQTRQAERQARLDAAAQLEKVADGRDLDEKLAEAGIGGTNKSSAQDVLARLQRQQGE; this comes from the coding sequence ATGGGAATTTTAAAAAGTTTATTTACGCTGGGTAAATCTTTTATCTCTCAGGCAGAAGAATCCATTGAAGAAACCCAGGGCGTGCGCATGCTGGAACAACATATTCGCGACGCTAAAGCTGAACTGGATAAAGCGGGAAAATCGCGCGTCGATCTGCTGGCGCGGGTGAAATTAAGTCACGATAAGCTGAAAGATTTACGCGAGCGTATAACCAGTCTGGAAGCTCGTGCACTGGAAGCATTAAGCAAGAACGTTAATCCGTCGTTGATTAACGAAGTCGCTGAAGAAATCGCCCGCCTTGAGAATCTTATTACCGCTGAAGAACAGGTGTTGTCGAATCTGGAAGTTTCCCGCGATGGCGTGGAAAAAGCCGTTGCGGCGACGGCACAACGTATTGCCCAATTTGAACAACAAATGGAAGTCGTTAAGGCCACTGAAGCTATGCAACGTGCGCAGCAGGCTGTGACGACATCTACAGTCGGCGCATCTTCCAGCGTTTCGACAGCGGCAGAGTCATTAAAACGCCTGCAAACGCGTCAGGCTGAACGTCAGGCTCGACTGGATGCTGCCGCACAGCTGGAGAAAGTCGCAGACGGTCGCGACCTTGACGAAAAGCTGGCGGAAGCCGGAATTGGCGGCACCAATAAAAGTAGCGCCCAGGATGTACTGGCGAGACTGCAACGCCAACAGGGCGAGTAA
- the yjfN gene encoding DUF1471 family protease activator YjfN: MKQLLASPSLQLVTCPASATAQSAEFASADCVTGLNEIGQISVSNISGDPQDVERIVALKADEQGASWYRIITMYEDQQPDNWRVQAILYA, encoded by the coding sequence ATGAAACAATTACTTGCCTCACCCTCGCTGCAATTAGTGACTTGCCCTGCGAGCGCCACGGCACAGTCTGCAGAATTCGCCAGTGCTGACTGCGTGACGGGCCTGAATGAAATAGGTCAGATCTCGGTTAGCAATATTTCAGGGGATCCGCAGGACGTGGAACGTATCGTGGCGTTAAAGGCCGATGAACAAGGTGCGTCATGGTACCGCATTATTACCATGTACGAAGACCAACAGCCTGATAACTGGCGTGTACAGGCGATACTGTATGCGTGA
- a CDS encoding DUF350 domain-containing protein translates to MHILDSLLAFSAYFFIGVAMVIIFLFIYSKITPHNEWQLIKNNNTAASLAFSGTLLGYVIPLSSAAINAVSIPDYFAWGGIALVIQLLIFAGVRLYMPALSEKIINHNTAAGMFMGTAALAGGIFNAACMT, encoded by the coding sequence ATGCATATACTGGATTCACTTCTTGCCTTTAGCGCCTATTTTTTTATTGGCGTGGCTATGGTGATTATTTTTCTGTTTATCTATTCTAAAATTACACCGCACAACGAATGGCAGTTAATCAAAAACAATAATACCGCGGCGTCACTGGCGTTCAGCGGTACATTGTTGGGTTACGTGATCCCGTTATCCAGTGCGGCAATCAATGCGGTGAGTATTCCAGACTATTTCGCCTGGGGTGGGATTGCATTGGTGATTCAGTTACTCATTTTTGCTGGTGTCAGACTTTATATGCCCGCATTAAGCGAAAAAATTATTAATCACAATACCGCAGCAGGAATGTTTATGGGAACCGCCGCACTGGCTGGCGGTATTTTTAACGCAGCTTGTATGACATAG
- the yjfP gene encoding esterase — protein MIELESRVLADIPVLHAYPVGQKEIPLPCVIFYHGFTSSSLVYSYFAVALAQAGFRVIMPDAPNHGSRFSGDAARRLNQFWQILLQSMQEFTTLRAAIAEENWLLDERLAVGGASMGAMTALGITARHPTVKCTASMMGSGYFTSLACSLFPPLKSETPAQQNEFNNIIAPLAEWEATNHLDELGSRPLLLWHGLDDDVVPAEESLRLQQALRETGRDKQLTCSWQPGVRHRITPEALDAAVTFFHQHL, from the coding sequence ATGATTGAATTAGAATCACGCGTGCTGGCTGATATTCCCGTTCTTCACGCTTATCCCGTAGGGCAAAAAGAAATCCCGTTACCGTGTGTGATTTTTTATCACGGATTTACTTCATCCAGCCTGGTTTATAGCTATTTTGCCGTCGCGCTGGCGCAGGCTGGTTTCCGGGTGATCATGCCGGATGCGCCCAATCACGGTAGCCGTTTTAGTGGCGACGCAGCGCGGCGTTTAAATCAATTCTGGCAAATCTTGCTACAAAGTATGCAGGAATTCACTACTTTACGTGCGGCCATAGCCGAAGAAAACTGGTTGCTTGATGAACGCCTGGCGGTTGGTGGCGCGTCAATGGGCGCAATGACCGCGCTGGGGATTACTGCTCGCCACCCCACGGTGAAATGTACCGCCAGCATGATGGGGTCTGGCTATTTCACATCGCTTGCCTGTTCACTGTTTCCACCGTTGAAGTCTGAAACGCCAGCACAGCAAAACGAATTTAATAACATTATTGCTCCACTTGCAGAGTGGGAAGCGACAAACCACCTGGACGAACTGGGAAGCAGGCCACTGCTGTTGTGGCATGGCCTTGACGATGATGTTGTGCCTGCCGAGGAATCACTACGTTTGCAGCAGGCATTAAGAGAAACGGGACGAGATAAACAGTTAACCTGTTCATGGCAGCCTGGCGTGCGCCACCGTATTACACCCGAGGCGTTAGATGCTGCAGTGACGTTTTTCCACCAGCATCTTTAA
- a CDS encoding DUF1190 domain-containing protein: MARKRKSRNSSKIGHGAISRIGRPNNPFEPRRNRYAQKYLTLALMGGAAFFVLKGCGDSGDVDNDGDGTFYSTVQDCIDDGNNSDICAHGWNNAKAAFYADVPKNMTQQNCQSKYENCYYDNVEQSWIPVISGFLLSRVIRKDRDEQFVYNSGGSSFASRPVWRSTSGDYSWRSGSGKKESYSSGGFTTKKASTVSRGGYGRSSSARGHWGG, encoded by the coding sequence ATGGCCAGAAAACGCAAATCAAGAAATAGCAGTAAAATTGGTCACGGAGCGATCAGTCGCATTGGTAGACCGAATAATCCTTTTGAACCGCGTCGCAATCGCTACGCACAAAAATACTTAACGTTGGCGCTAATGGGCGGTGCCGCTTTTTTCGTATTGAAAGGTTGTGGCGATAGTGGTGATGTCGATAACGACGGCGACGGAACGTTTTACTCGACTGTGCAGGATTGTATTGATGACGGTAATAATTCAGACATCTGTGCTCATGGCTGGAACAATGCCAAAGCGGCATTTTATGCCGATGTTCCGAAGAATATGACTCAGCAGAATTGTCAGTCTAAGTACGAAAATTGCTACTACGACAATGTTGAACAGAGTTGGATTCCCGTCATTTCAGGATTTTTGTTAAGCCGGGTTATTCGTAAAGATCGCGATGAGCAGTTTGTCTATAACAGCGGCGGTTCCTCTTTTGCTTCCCGCCCCGTCTGGCGCAGCACTTCCGGTGATTACTCCTGGCGCTCCGGTTCTGGCAAAAAAGAGTCTTACTCTTCGGGCGGCTTTACCACCAAAAAAGCATCTACCGTTTCTCGCGGCGGCTATGGTCGTTCTTCCAGCGCCCGTGGGCATTGGGGAGGGTAA
- a CDS encoding YjfI family protein — protein MIWNPLALATALQAVPEQNIDVTNSENALIIKMNDYGDLQINVLFTSRQMIIETFICPVSYINNPNEFNTFLLRNQKIMPLSSVGISSVQQEEYYIVFGALSLKSSLEDILLEITTLVDNALDLAEITEEYSH, from the coding sequence ATGATATGGAATCCGTTGGCGCTGGCGACAGCGTTACAAGCTGTACCTGAACAAAATATTGATGTAACAAATAGTGAAAATGCATTGATTATTAAAATGAATGATTATGGCGATTTGCAAATCAATGTTCTTTTTACTTCTCGCCAGATGATTATCGAAACATTTATTTGTCCGGTAAGCTATATCAATAATCCAAATGAATTTAATACATTCCTTTTAAGAAATCAGAAAATTATGCCGCTATCATCGGTAGGGATCTCCAGTGTACAACAGGAAGAGTATTACATCGTTTTCGGGGCGTTATCGCTTAAATCTTCCCTTGAAGACATCCTGCTGGAGATAACCACGCTGGTGGATAACGCATTGGATCTGGCTGAAATTACTGAAGAATATTCACACTAA
- the rnr gene encoding ribonuclease R encodes MSQDPFQEREAEKYANPIPSREFILEHLTKREKPASRDELAVELHIEGEEQLEGLRRRLRAMERDGQLVFTRRQCYALPERLDLVKGTVIGHRDGYGFLRVEGRKDDLYLSSEQMKTCIHGDQVLAQPLGADRKGRREARIVRVLVPKTSQIVGRYFTEAGVGFVVPDDSRLSFDILIPPDQIMGARMGFVVVVELTQRPTRRTKAVGKIVEVLGDNMGTGMAVDIALRTHEIPYIWPQAVEQQVAGLKEEVPEEAKVGRVDLRDLPLVTIDGEDARDFDDAVYCEKKRGGGWRLWVAIADVSYYVRPPTPLDSEARNRGTSVYFPSQVIPMLPEVLSNGLCSLNPQVDRLCMVCEMTISSKGRLTGYKFYEAVMSSHARLTYTKVWHILQGDQDLREQYAPLVKHLEELHNLYKVLDKAREERGGISFESEEAKFIFNAERRIERIEQTQRNDAHKLIEECMILANISAARFVEKAKEPALFRIHDKPSTEAITSFRSVLAELGLELPGGNKPEPRDYAELLESVADRPDAEMLQTMLLRSMKQAIYDPENRGHFGLALQSYAHFTSPIRRYPDLTLHRAIKYLLAKEQGHQGNTTETGGYHYSMEEMLQLGQHCSMAERRADEATRDVADWLKCDFMLDQVGNVFKGVIASVTGFGFFVRLDDLFIDGLVHVSSLDNDYYRFDQVGQRLMGESSGQTYRLGDRVEVRVEAVNMDERKIDFSLISSERAPRNVGKTAREKAKKGDAGKKGGKRRQVGKKVNFEPDSAFRGEKKPKPKAAKKDARKAKKPSAKTQKIAAATKAKRAAKKKVAE; translated from the coding sequence ATGTCACAAGATCCTTTCCAGGAACGCGAAGCTGAAAAATACGCGAATCCCATCCCTAGTCGGGAATTTATCCTCGAACATTTAACCAAACGTGAAAAACCGGCCAGCCGTGATGAGCTGGCGGTAGAACTGCACATTGAAGGCGAAGAGCAGCTTGAAGGCCTGCGTCGCCGCCTGCGCGCGATGGAGCGCGATGGTCAACTGGTCTTCACTCGCCGTCAGTGCTATGCGCTGCCGGAACGCCTCGACCTGGTGAAAGGTACCGTTATTGGCCACCGTGATGGCTACGGCTTTCTGCGGGTTGAAGGACGTAAAGATGATTTGTATCTCTCCAGCGAGCAGATGAAAACCTGCATTCATGGCGATCAGGTGCTGGCGCAGCCGCTGGGCGCTGACCGTAAAGGTCGTCGTGAAGCGCGTATTGTTCGCGTACTGGTGCCAAAAACCAGCCAGATTGTTGGGCGCTACTTTACCGAAGCGGGCGTCGGCTTTGTGGTTCCTGACGACAGCCGTCTGAGCTTCGATATCTTAATCCCGCCCGATCAGATCATGGGCGCGCGGATGGGCTTTGTGGTGGTTGTTGAACTGACCCAACGCCCGACTCGTCGTACCAAAGCGGTGGGTAAAATCGTCGAAGTCCTTGGCGATAATATGGGCACCGGCATGGCGGTTGATATCGCTCTGCGTACCCATGAAATTCCGTACATCTGGCCGCAGGCTGTTGAGCAACAGGTTGCCGGGCTGAAAGAAGAAGTGCCGGAAGAAGCAAAAGTGGGTCGTGTCGATCTGCGCGATTTACCGCTGGTCACCATTGATGGCGAAGACGCCCGTGACTTTGACGATGCAGTTTACTGCGAGAAAAAACGCGGCGGCGGTTGGCGTTTATGGGTCGCGATTGCCGACGTCAGCTACTATGTGCGTCCGCCAACACCGCTGGACAGCGAAGCGCGTAACCGTGGTACGTCTGTGTATTTCCCTTCGCAGGTTATCCCGATGCTGCCGGAAGTGCTCTCTAACGGCCTGTGCTCGCTCAACCCGCAGGTAGACCGCCTGTGTATGGTGTGCGAGATGACCATTTCGTCGAAAGGCCGCCTGACTGGCTACAAATTCTATGAAGCGGTGATGAGCTCTCACGCGCGTCTGACCTACACCAAAGTCTGGCATATTCTGCAGGGCGATCAGGATCTGCGTGAGCAGTACGCGCCGCTGGTTAAGCATCTCGAAGAGTTGCATAACCTCTATAAAGTGCTGGATAAAGCCCGTGAAGAACGCGGTGGGATCTCATTTGAGAGCGAAGAAGCGAAGTTCATTTTCAACGCTGAACGCCGTATTGAGCGTATCGAACAGACCCAACGGAACGACGCACACAAGTTAATTGAAGAGTGTATGATTCTGGCGAATATCTCGGCGGCGCGTTTTGTTGAGAAAGCCAAAGAACCGGCATTGTTCCGTATTCACGATAAGCCGAGCACCGAAGCGATAACTTCTTTCCGTTCAGTGCTGGCGGAGCTGGGGCTGGAATTACCGGGCGGTAACAAGCCGGAACCGCGTGACTACGCGGAGCTGCTGGAGTCGGTTGCCGATCGTCCTGATGCAGAAATGCTGCAAACCATGCTGCTACGCTCGATGAAACAGGCGATTTACGATCCGGAAAACCGTGGTCACTTTGGTCTGGCATTGCAGTCCTATGCGCACTTCACTTCGCCGATTCGTCGTTATCCTGACCTGACGCTGCACCGCGCCATTAAGTATCTGCTGGCGAAAGAGCAGGGGCATCAGGGCAACACCACTGAAACCGGTGGCTACCATTATTCGATGGAAGAGATGCTGCAACTGGGTCAGCACTGTTCGATGGCGGAACGTCGTGCCGACGAAGCAACGCGCGATGTGGCTGACTGGCTGAAGTGTGATTTTATGCTCGACCAGGTGGGCAACGTCTTTAAAGGCGTTATTGCCAGCGTCACCGGCTTTGGTTTCTTTGTTCGTCTCGACGACCTGTTCATTGATGGTCTGGTCCACGTCTCTTCGCTGGACAATGACTACTATCGCTTTGATCAGGTGGGTCAACGGCTGATGGGCGAATCCAGCGGCCAGACTTATCGCCTGGGCGATCGCGTGGAAGTTCGCGTCGAAGCAGTTAATATGGACGAGCGCAAAATCGACTTTAGCCTGATCTCCAGCGAACGCGCACCGCGCAACGTCGGTAAAACGGCGCGCGAGAAAGCGAAAAAAGGCGATGCAGGCAAAAAAGGCGGCAAGCGTCGCCAGGTCGGTAAAAAGGTAAACTTTGAGCCAGACAGTGCCTTCCGCGGCGAGAAAAAACCGAAGCCGAAAGCGGCGAAGAAAGACGCGAGAAAAGCGAAAAAGCCATCGGCTAAAACGCAGAAAATAGCCGCAGCAACCAAAGCGAAGCGTGCGGCGAAGAAAAAAGTGGCAGAGTGA
- a CDS encoding YjfK family protein, with translation MSGFFQRLFGQADKPAITRGPLGLHLNSGFTLDTLAFRLLEEALLIELPGEEYTVAAVSRIDLGGGSQIFRYYTSGDEFLQINTTGGEYIDDIDDIKLFVYEESYGISKESHWREAINAKAMGAMTLNWQEKRWQRFFNSEEPGNIEPVYMLEKVENQNHAKWEVHNFTMGYQRQVTEDTYEYLLLNGEESFNDLGEPEWLFSRALGVDIPLTSLHIIG, from the coding sequence ATGTCTGGTTTTTTCCAGCGCCTGTTTGGTCAGGCTGATAAGCCTGCTATTACTCGCGGTCCGCTGGGACTCCATCTCAATAGTGGCTTTACGCTCGATACGTTAGCGTTTCGTTTGCTGGAAGAGGCATTGCTGATCGAGTTACCGGGAGAAGAATATACCGTTGCCGCCGTCAGCCGCATCGATCTGGGCGGCGGTAGCCAGATTTTCCGCTACTACACTTCGGGCGATGAATTTCTGCAAATCAATACCACCGGCGGCGAATATATTGATGACATTGATGATATCAAGCTCTTTGTCTATGAAGAGAGCTACGGTATCAGTAAAGAGAGTCACTGGCGCGAGGCGATCAACGCCAAAGCGATGGGGGCAATGACCTTAAACTGGCAGGAAAAACGCTGGCAGCGATTTTTTAACAGCGAAGAACCGGGAAATATTGAACCCGTTTACATGCTGGAAAAAGTAGAAAATCAAAACCATGCCAAATGGGAAGTGCATAATTTTACCATGGGCTACCAACGGCAAGTGACCGAAGATACTTACGAATATTTGCTGTTAAATGGTGAGGAATCTTTTAACGATCTCGGCGAGCCGGAGTGGTTATTTTCGCGCGCGCTGGGTGTCGATATCCCGCTGACATCACTTCATATTATTGGTTAA
- a CDS encoding isovaleryl-CoA dehydrogenase, which produces MHWQTHTVFNQPIPLNNSNLYLSDGALCEAVTREGAGWDSDFLASIGQQLGTAESLELGRLANVNPPELLRYDAQGRRLDDVRFHPAWHLLMQALCTNRVHNLAWEEDARSGAFVARAARFMLHAQVEAGSLCPITMTFAATPLLLQMLPAPFKDWTTPLLSDRYDSHLLPGGQKRGLLIGMGMTEKQGGSDVMSNTTRAERLDDGSYRLVGHKWFFSVPQSDAHLVLAQTSGGLSCFFVPRFLPDGQRNAIRLERLKDKLGNRSNASCEVEFQDAIGWLLGQEGEGIRLILKMGGMTRFDCALGSHAMMRRAFSLAIYHAHQRHVFGNPLIEQPLMRHVLSRMALQLEGQTALLFRLARAWDRRADAKEALWARLFTPAAKFVTCKRGIPFVAEAMEVLGGIGYCEESELPRLYREMPVNSIWEGSGNIMCLDVLRVLNKQAGVYDLLSEAFMEVKGQDRYFDRAVRRLQQQLRKPAEELGREITHQLFLLGCGAQMLKYASPPMAQAWCQVMLNTRGGVRLSEQIQNDLLLRATGGVCL; this is translated from the coding sequence GTGCACTGGCAAACTCACACTGTTTTTAATCAACCTATACCCTTAAATAACAGCAATTTATACCTGTCTGATGGCGCGCTCTGCGAAGCGGTAACGCGCGAAGGCGCTGGCTGGGATAGCGATTTTCTCGCCAGTATTGGTCAGCAACTCGGAACGGCAGAATCCCTTGAACTGGGGCGGCTGGCAAATGTGAATCCGCCTGAATTGTTGCGCTACGACGCACAGGGACGCCGTCTGGACGATGTGCGTTTTCACCCTGCCTGGCACCTGCTGATGCAGGCGTTATGTACCAATCGGGTGCACAATCTGGCCTGGGAAGAAGACGCTCGCTCTGGCGCATTTGTGGCGCGGGCGGCGCGTTTTATGTTACACGCGCAGGTTGAGGCCGGGTCGTTATGTCCGATAACCATGACCTTTGCCGCTACGCCATTGCTGTTACAGATGTTGCCAGCGCCGTTTAAGGACTGGACCACGCCGCTATTGAGCGATCGCTACGATTCCCACCTATTGCCCGGCGGGCAAAAACGCGGCTTGTTGATTGGCATGGGAATGACGGAAAAGCAGGGCGGCTCTGATGTTATGAGCAATACCACTCGCGCCGAACGTCTGGACGATGGGTCTTATCGGCTGGTGGGGCATAAATGGTTTTTCTCGGTGCCACAAAGCGACGCGCATCTGGTGCTGGCACAGACCTCGGGCGGTTTGTCCTGCTTTTTTGTGCCGCGATTTTTGCCTGACGGGCAACGCAACGCGATTCGCCTGGAGCGCCTGAAAGATAAGTTAGGTAATCGTTCCAATGCCAGTTGCGAAGTGGAGTTTCAGGATGCCATTGGCTGGTTGTTGGGTCAGGAAGGGGAAGGGATTCGCCTGATCCTGAAAATGGGCGGGATGACGCGTTTTGATTGTGCTCTGGGTAGCCATGCCATGATGCGCCGTGCGTTCTCGCTGGCGATATATCACGCTCATCAACGCCATGTATTTGGTAATCCGTTAATCGAACAGCCCCTTATGCGTCATGTCTTAAGTCGCATGGCGCTTCAGCTTGAAGGGCAAACAGCGTTGTTGTTTCGTCTTGCACGAGCGTGGGATCGGCGTGCCGATGCCAAAGAAGCCCTGTGGGCGCGCTTATTTACGCCTGCGGCGAAATTTGTTACCTGCAAACGTGGCATTCCGTTTGTGGCTGAAGCGATGGAGGTACTGGGCGGTATTGGCTATTGCGAAGAGAGCGAACTACCGCGACTTTATCGGGAGATGCCAGTGAACAGCATCTGGGAAGGCTCTGGCAATATTATGTGTCTGGATGTGCTGCGCGTTCTTAATAAGCAAGCGGGCGTATACGACTTGCTGTCGGAAGCGTTTATGGAAGTGAAAGGGCAAGATCGTTATTTCGATCGCGCGGTTCGTCGTTTACAGCAGCAGCTGCGTAAGCCAGCTGAAGAACTGGGGCGAGAGATTACTCATCAGCTATTCCTGCTGGGCTGCGGCGCGCAAATGTTGAAATATGCTTCTCCGCCAATGGCGCAGGCGTGGTGTCAGGTGATGTTAAATACGCGCGGTGGCGTGCGGTTGTCAGAGCAGATCCAGAATGATTTATTGCTGCGGGCGACGGGGGGAGTGTGTTTGTAA
- the bsmA gene encoding biofilm peroxide resistance protein BsmA, producing the protein MVSRKRNSVIYRFASLLLVLMLSACSALQGTPQPAPPVTDHPQEIRRDQTQGLQRIGSVSTMVRGSPDDALAEIRAKAVAAKADYYVVVMVDETIVTGQWYSQAILYSK; encoded by the coding sequence ATGGTTAGCAGGAAACGTAATAGCGTTATTTATCGGTTTGCCAGTTTATTATTGGTGTTGATGCTAAGCGCCTGTAGCGCACTGCAAGGTACGCCACAGCCAGCACCGCCAGTAACGGACCATCCGCAAGAGATTCGCCGCGACCAGACACAAGGGTTACAGCGAATAGGTAGCGTAAGCACGATGGTACGGGGCTCTCCGGATGACGCATTAGCAGAAATCAGAGCGAAAGCTGTCGCTGCAAAAGCTGATTATTACGTTGTCGTAATGGTGGATGAAACCATCGTGACAGGACAGTGGTATTCACAAGCCATTTTATACTCTAAATAA
- the rlmB gene encoding 23S rRNA (guanosine(2251)-2'-O)-methyltransferase RlmB translates to MSEMIYGIHAVQALLERAPERFQEVFILKGREDKRLLPLIHALESQGVVIQLANRQYLDEKSDGAVHQGIIARVKPGRQYQENDLPDLIASLDQPFLLILDGVTDPHNLGACLRSADAAGVHAVIVPKDRSAQLNATAKKVACGAAESVPLIRVTNLARTMRMLQEENIWIVGTAGEADHTLYQSKMTGRLALVMGAEGEGMRRLTREHCDELISIPMAGSVSSLNVSVATGICLFEAVRQRS, encoded by the coding sequence ATGAGCGAAATGATTTACGGCATCCACGCAGTGCAGGCCCTGCTGGAGCGCGCCCCTGAACGTTTTCAGGAAGTCTTTATTTTAAAAGGCCGTGAAGATAAACGTCTGTTACCGCTGATTCACGCCCTTGAGTCCCAGGGCGTGGTTATCCAGCTGGCAAACCGCCAATATCTCGATGAGAAAAGCGACGGTGCCGTGCATCAGGGCATTATCGCCCGTGTGAAACCAGGACGGCAGTATCAGGAAAACGATCTGCCGGATCTGATCGCTTCGCTCGATCAACCGTTCCTGCTGATCCTCGACGGTGTAACCGATCCGCACAACCTCGGCGCGTGCCTGCGTAGCGCGGACGCCGCTGGCGTTCATGCGGTGATTGTGCCGAAAGATCGCTCCGCACAGCTCAACGCCACGGCGAAAAAAGTAGCCTGCGGCGCGGCAGAAAGCGTTCCGCTGATTCGGGTGACTAACCTTGCGCGCACCATGCGTATGTTGCAGGAAGAGAACATCTGGATCGTCGGTACGGCAGGCGAGGCGGATCATACGCTCTATCAGAGCAAAATGACCGGACGCCTGGCGCTGGTGATGGGCGCGGAAGGTGAAGGTATGCGTCGCCTGACCCGTGAACATTGCGACGAGTTGATCAGCATCCCAATGGCTGGAAGTGTTTCTTCGCTGAACGTTTCGGTTGCGACTGGAATTTGCTTATTTGAAGCGGTTCGCCAGCGCAGCTAA
- a CDS encoding glutathionylspermidine synthase family protein, producing the protein MLRHNVPVRRDLDQIAADNGFDFHIIDNEIYWDESRAYRFTLRQIEEQIEKPTAELHQMCLDVVDRAVKDEQILTQLAIPPLYWDAIAESWRARDPSLYGRMDFAWCGNAPVKLLEYNADTPTSLYESAYFQWLWLEDARRSGVIPRDADQYNAIQERLISRFSELYSREPFYFCCCQDTDEDRTTVLYLQDCAQQAGQESRFIYIEDLGLGVGGVLTDLDDNVIQRAFKLYPLEWMMRDDNGPLLRKRREQWVEPLWKSILSNKGLMPLLWRFFPGHPNLLASWFEGEKPQIAAGESYVRKPIYSREGGNVTIFNGQNNVVDHADGDYADEPMIYQAFQPLPRFGDSYTLIGSWIVDDEACGMGIREDNTLITKDTSRFVPHYIAG; encoded by the coding sequence ATGCTGAGACATAACGTTCCTGTTCGGCGGGATCTTGACCAGATCGCCGCCGACAACGGTTTCGACTTTCATATCATCGACAATGAAATCTATTGGGATGAGAGTCGGGCTTACCGCTTTACCCTGCGCCAGATTGAAGAGCAGATCGAAAAGCCCACTGCGGAACTGCACCAGATGTGCCTCGATGTGGTGGATCGCGCGGTTAAAGATGAACAGATCCTGACGCAACTGGCGATCCCGCCGTTGTACTGGGATGCGATCGCTGAAAGCTGGCGCGCGCGCGATCCTTCACTGTATGGTCGGATGGATTTTGCCTGGTGTGGTAATGCGCCGGTGAAGCTGCTGGAGTACAACGCCGATACGCCGACTTCGTTGTATGAGTCGGCATATTTCCAGTGGCTATGGCTGGAAGATGCCCGGCGCAGCGGTGTTATTCCGCGTGATGCCGATCAGTACAATGCCATTCAGGAACGCCTGATTTCGCGCTTTAGCGAGCTTTATAGCAGGGAGCCGTTTTATTTTTGCTGCTGTCAGGATACCGACGAAGACCGGACTACCGTGCTCTACTTGCAGGACTGCGCCCAGCAGGCAGGACAGGAGTCGCGGTTTATCTACATTGAAGATCTTGGTTTGGGCGTCGGTGGCGTGCTGACCGATCTTGATGATAACGTCATCCAGCGTGCATTTAAGCTGTATCCGCTGGAGTGGATGATGCGTGACGATAACGGTCCGCTGCTGCGCAAGCGCCGTGAGCAATGGGTGGAGCCGTTATGGAAAAGCATATTGAGTAATAAAGGGCTAATGCCGCTGCTTTGGCGCTTCTTTCCTGGTCATCCTAATCTTCTGGCGTCCTGGTTTGAGGGCGAAAAACCGCAGATCGCCGCTGGCGAAAGCTATGTGCGTAAACCGATCTACTCACGTGAAGGCGGCAACGTCACCATTTTCAACGGTCAGAATAATGTCGTTGACCACGCTGATGGTGATTACGCCGATGAACCGATGATCTACCAGGCGTTTCAACCGCTGCCGCGATTTGGCGATAGTTACACGCTGATTGGTAGCTGGATTGTCGATGATGAAGCGTGCGGTATGGGTATCCGCGAAGATAACACGCTGATCACTAAAGACACTTCGCGTTTTGTTCCGCACTACATTGCGGGTTAA